A genomic region of Microbacterium schleiferi contains the following coding sequences:
- a CDS encoding type IV toxin-antitoxin system AbiEi family antitoxin domain-containing protein, with translation MAGSTFARLGELASQRWGLVTTAQALEAGVARPTLTRLANSGALIRVARGVYRLAGAPEHEQEAILATWLALGGADRPRTDTGVPPVVAAGQTAAQLHGIGDWFPGPLEFVVPTRRGTRLDGVRLRTRELAPTEVVSVDGMPTMSVERTIADLIEQWVDRSLVADALADAADAGKLLSPARLTEYLEPLAKPNKYPSGAALAADLLALAGVDAVVPADA, from the coding sequence ATGGCAGGATCAACTTTCGCTCGTCTGGGCGAGCTCGCGTCACAGCGTTGGGGCCTGGTGACCACCGCCCAGGCGCTCGAGGCTGGCGTGGCGCGCCCGACCCTGACGCGCCTCGCCAACAGCGGCGCGCTCATCCGCGTCGCGCGCGGCGTCTACCGCCTCGCCGGCGCGCCAGAGCACGAGCAGGAGGCGATCCTCGCGACCTGGCTCGCCCTCGGCGGCGCCGACCGTCCCCGCACAGACACCGGCGTCCCGCCCGTCGTCGCCGCAGGCCAGACGGCCGCGCAGCTGCATGGCATCGGCGACTGGTTCCCCGGGCCACTCGAGTTCGTCGTTCCCACCCGCCGCGGTACCCGCCTGGACGGGGTGCGGCTCCGCACCCGCGAGCTCGCGCCCACCGAGGTGGTCTCCGTCGACGGGATGCCGACCATGAGCGTCGAGCGCACGATCGCCGACCTGATCGAGCAGTGGGTCGACCGCTCCCTCGTCGCCGATGCGCTCGCCGACGCCGCGGACGCGGGAAAGCTGCTCTCCCCCGCCCGCCTGACCGAGTATCTGGAGCCGCTGGCCAAGCCCAACAAGTACCCCTCGGGTGCCGCGCTCGCGGCTGATCTGCTCGCTCTTGCGGGCGTCGACGCGGTGGTGCCGGCCGATGCCTGA
- a CDS encoding nucleotidyl transferase AbiEii/AbiGii toxin family protein, with the protein MPEPDGYKDWTGLAQAIKAAATKAAGDGASALDVNAQIVQAQHDRFLSRVFAEGEESEWLLKGGTAMLARVPKSRSTKDLDLASTGAADLDAAQQALEQAAARDLGDHVRFQLTRARATGRGENQPGVATRRLVFTCLDANTGRRISDIPIDVVVGPPRSAASRRSSRRRGCSWGGRSRRTPTGCSRSPIRSRRRSLRR; encoded by the coding sequence ATGCCTGAGCCCGACGGCTACAAAGACTGGACGGGGCTTGCGCAGGCGATCAAGGCGGCCGCGACGAAGGCAGCCGGTGACGGCGCGAGCGCGCTGGATGTGAATGCGCAGATCGTGCAGGCACAGCACGATCGTTTCCTCAGCCGGGTCTTTGCGGAGGGGGAAGAGTCCGAGTGGCTGCTCAAGGGCGGCACGGCGATGCTCGCCCGGGTGCCGAAGTCACGGTCGACGAAAGACCTGGATCTGGCCTCGACCGGCGCCGCCGATCTGGATGCCGCGCAGCAGGCGCTCGAGCAGGCAGCCGCGCGTGATCTCGGCGACCATGTGCGGTTCCAGCTCACCCGTGCCCGTGCGACCGGGCGAGGAGAGAACCAGCCGGGTGTCGCGACCCGGCGCCTGGTGTTCACATGTCTGGACGCGAACACCGGCCGGAGGATCTCCGACATCCCCATCGACGTGGTCGTCGGCCCTCCCCGGTCGGCCGCGTCGAGACGATCGAGCCGTCGACGCGGCTGCAGCTGGGGCGGCCGGTCCCGTCGCACCCCTACCGGCTGTTCCCGATCTCCGATCAGGTCGCGGAGAAGGTCACTGCGACGATGA
- a CDS encoding nucleotidyl transferase AbiEii/AbiGii toxin family protein has translation MSDQVAEKVTATMSTYNGRPSSRAKDLVDIVTIARTQRVDLRELQMAIDAKRALSKLDSFTTFTVPDGWDGPYRVLAAGTPSAGGITDLGEAVALARQLIDPALADAPVQPGTVWVPGSGWTQNPPPPEPGGSGSPSGEVHVRAHVRSGYPVTEHWRAARGSAQE, from the coding sequence ATCTCCGATCAGGTCGCGGAGAAGGTCACTGCGACGATGAGCACCTACAACGGCCGCCCCAGCAGCCGCGCGAAAGACCTGGTGGACATCGTCACCATTGCACGCACGCAGCGCGTCGACCTGCGCGAGCTGCAGATGGCCATCGACGCGAAGCGTGCACTGTCAAAGCTCGACTCGTTCACTACGTTCACGGTCCCGGACGGTTGGGACGGTCCCTACCGGGTGCTCGCGGCCGGCACGCCCTCAGCCGGCGGGATCACCGATCTGGGTGAGGCCGTGGCTCTCGCGCGTCAGCTGATCGATCCCGCGCTCGCCGACGCGCCCGTGCAACCGGGGACGGTCTGGGTCCCTGGCTCAGGCTGGACACAGAACCCTCCGCCGCCGGAGCCGGGCGGCAGCGGATCCCCTTCGGGGGAGGTCCACGTGCGCGCGCACGTGCGCTCCGGTTATCCCGTCACGGAGCACTGGCGCGCAGCGCGCGGCTCAGCCCAGGAGTGA
- a CDS encoding Lsr2 dimerization domain-containing protein — protein MDGKQLEIDLEFEAWAKSARRIGAATRRPARTSRGGRADLNTVREWASQNGHQVSDRGRVPASILEAYDAAH, from the coding sequence ATCGACGGAAAGCAACTCGAGATCGATCTCGAGTTCGAGGCCTGGGCCAAGAGCGCGCGCCGCATCGGCGCAGCCACCCGGCGTCCGGCGAGGACGTCGCGGGGCGGACGGGCCGATCTCAACACGGTGCGTGAATGGGCCAGTCAGAACGGACACCAGGTCAGCGATCGCGGCAGGGTTCCCGCGTCCATCCTCGAGGCGTACGACGCGGCGCACTGA
- a CDS encoding SDR family NAD(P)-dependent oxidoreductase codes for MRRCGARSWPRPRTRDRSRVAFRRSRRSRDRAARQVAHTTAKGGVIAMTKSLAAEGARYGVRANSISPGFVSTPATDKAVDAEGKAWQVGNALIQRPGTGEDIAYMPLYLASDESSWVTGQNYSVDGGATAGWRNDSETDRLAAKNG; via the coding sequence CTGCGCCGATGCGGCGCGCGCTCTTGGCCCAGGCCTCGAACTCGAGATCGATCTCGAGTTGCTTTCCGTCGATCGCGAAGGTCGCGGGATCGAGCCGCTCGCCAGGTCGCGCACACCACCGCGAAGGGCGGCGTCATCGCGATGACGAAGTCGCTCGCTGCGGAGGGCGCCCGCTACGGCGTCCGCGCGAACTCGATCTCGCCTGGCTTCGTCAGCACCCCGGCGACGGACAAGGCGGTGGATGCGGAGGGCAAGGCCTGGCAGGTCGGCAACGCGCTCATTCAACGCCCCGGCACGGGCGAGGACATCGCGTACATGCCGCTCTACCTGGCCTCCGACGAGTCCTCTTGGGTGACCGGACAGAACTACAGCGTCGACGGCGGCGCGACCGCCGGGTGGCGGAACGACAGCGAGACGGACCGACTGGCCGCGAAGAACGGCTGA
- a CDS encoding SDR family oxidoreductase, giving the protein MQAEIPQMLAQGGGSIINTASSLGQVAIAHQSAYVTSKHGVIGLTRAAAVEYSDKGIRVNAVLPGVIQTPMIDALEETYPGFKDALLTKHPIGRLGTPHDIAEMVAWLGSDAAAFATGAQFAVDGGYLAI; this is encoded by the coding sequence GTGCAGGCCGAGATCCCGCAGATGCTGGCGCAGGGCGGCGGATCCATCATCAACACCGCCTCGTCCCTCGGGCAGGTCGCCATCGCCCACCAGTCCGCCTACGTCACGTCGAAGCACGGCGTCATCGGCCTCACCCGAGCCGCCGCGGTGGAGTACTCCGACAAAGGCATCCGCGTGAACGCAGTGCTGCCCGGGGTGATCCAGACGCCAATGATAGACGCGCTGGAGGAGACCTACCCCGGCTTCAAGGACGCGCTGCTGACGAAGCACCCGATCGGCCGACTCGGCACGCCGCACGACATCGCCGAGATGGTCGCGTGGCTCGGTTCCGACGCGGCCGCCTTCGCGACCGGCGCGCAGTTCGCCGTCGACGGCGGGTACCTCGCGATTTAG
- a CDS encoding polysaccharide deacetylase family protein, with the protein MAFYVGLNIEHYQIDKPSTSIFGGTAMLQPDPLNYGWRDYGPRVGLWRMIESLDRHGVPASVLLNSDVCRHYPQILEAGRQRGWAWLAHGRDNSTFQAGMGADTERAYLQDVTDTIASATGVRPRGWLGPALTETFETPRILRELGYDYVLDWTNDDQPYPLNVDGMFSVPYTIELNDVTMFVSKSYTGPQFLEAVIDQFDQLYSDSEHSGRVMSLPLHPFIVGQPFRHRYLDRALEHITSHDGVWVTTSDAIAAHYQSTGNRRADS; encoded by the coding sequence GTGGCGTTCTATGTCGGGCTGAACATCGAGCACTATCAGATCGACAAGCCCTCCACGAGCATCTTCGGCGGTACCGCGATGCTGCAGCCGGATCCACTCAATTACGGCTGGCGCGATTACGGTCCGCGGGTAGGCCTGTGGCGGATGATCGAGAGCCTCGACCGACATGGAGTGCCCGCAAGTGTGCTTCTCAACTCCGACGTTTGTCGGCACTACCCCCAGATTCTCGAGGCAGGCCGGCAACGCGGCTGGGCGTGGCTCGCGCATGGCCGCGACAATTCCACCTTCCAAGCTGGAATGGGTGCTGACACGGAGCGCGCCTACCTTCAAGACGTGACGGATACAATCGCCTCCGCCACCGGAGTACGGCCGCGGGGCTGGCTTGGCCCGGCGCTCACAGAGACGTTCGAGACGCCGCGGATCCTTCGGGAGCTGGGGTATGACTACGTCCTGGACTGGACGAACGACGATCAGCCGTATCCGCTGAACGTCGACGGGATGTTCAGCGTTCCCTACACGATAGAACTCAACGATGTGACGATGTTCGTGAGTAAGAGCTATACCGGCCCGCAGTTCCTGGAAGCGGTGATCGACCAGTTCGATCAGCTCTATTCAGACTCCGAGCACTCGGGTCGCGTCATGTCGCTGCCGTTGCACCCGTTCATCGTCGGCCAGCCGTTCCGCCACCGCTACCTTGATCGGGCCCTCGAGCACATCACGTCTCACGATGGTGTCTGGGTGACGACGAGCGATGCCATCGCGGCGCACTATCAGTCGACGGGGAACAGGAGAGCCGATTCGTGA
- a CDS encoding IS3 family transposase (programmed frameshift): MTVADVGTDDGAMAPRADRPKRRTFTAEFKAAILAEYDAADRSGRGEILRREGLYTSHIIEWRKAAAAGSLSGLGSKPRDRRERELQALRARAEKAEAELAKTRAALDLMGKGTRALGDALRERGQAAAVAAVINPAVDGLAEHVGTAAACALLGRSRASHYRAKNPPPPRPRTPRPAPANKLSAAERAHVLAVLTSQRFADKSVAQVWATLLDEGTYLCSMSTMHRILREHDMAGERRRQASHPPRTRPELVATAPGQVWSWDITKLKGPERGVYYDLYVVLDIFSRFVVGWTIAAREDAEIAKNLLEHAMGIHGVPEAIHADRGTSMTSKPVAQLLVDLGVARSHSRPHVSNDNPYSEAAFKTLKYAPVFPERFGSLADAGAFAEQFFAYYNHEHRHCGIGLHTPASVHFGTAGQVRAQRQATLDAAYAARPERFGHRRPQAPKLPEAAWINQPSQEALIQTA, translated from the exons ATGACGGTTGCTGACGTCGGCACCGATGATGGGGCTATGGCTCCTCGTGCTGACCGGCCCAAGAGGCGGACGTTCACCGCCGAGTTCAAAGCGGCGATCCTGGCCGAGTACGACGCCGCGGACCGCTCTGGGCGTGGGGAGATCCTGCGCCGGGAGGGCCTGTACACCTCCCACATCATCGAGTGGCGCAAGGCCGCGGCCGCCGGCTCGCTGTCCGGGCTGGGCAGCAAGCCGCGGGACCGGCGCGAGCGGGAGCTGCAGGCGCTACGGGCCCGGGCGGAGAAGGCCGAGGCCGAGCTGGCCAAGACCAGGGCGGCGCTGGACCTGATGGGAAAAG GCACACGCGCTCTTGGAGACGCTCTCCGAGAGCGCGGACAAGCCGCCGCGGTCGCCGCGGTGATCAACCCGGCCGTCGACGGGCTGGCCGAGCACGTCGGCACCGCGGCTGCGTGCGCGCTGCTGGGTCGCTCCCGCGCCAGTCACTACCGGGCCAAGAACCCGCCACCGCCACGTCCACGGACACCGCGGCCGGCACCGGCGAACAAGCTGTCCGCCGCCGAGCGGGCCCACGTGCTGGCCGTGTTGACCAGCCAGCGGTTCGCGGACAAGTCGGTCGCCCAGGTCTGGGCCACGCTGCTGGACGAGGGCACCTACCTGTGCTCGATGTCCACGATGCACCGGATCCTGCGCGAGCACGACATGGCCGGGGAACGGCGCCGGCAGGCGAGCCACCCGCCCCGGACCCGGCCCGAGCTCGTCGCGACGGCGCCGGGGCAGGTGTGGAGTTGGGACATCACAAAGCTCAAGGGGCCGGAGCGGGGCGTGTACTACGACCTGTACGTCGTGCTCGACATCTTCTCCAGGTTCGTCGTGGGCTGGACCATCGCGGCCCGCGAGGACGCCGAGATCGCCAAGAACCTGCTCGAGCACGCCATGGGCATCCATGGCGTGCCGGAGGCGATCCACGCCGACCGCGGGACCTCGATGACCTCCAAACCGGTCGCTCAGCTGCTCGTCGACCTCGGGGTGGCCAGGTCGCACTCCCGCCCGCACGTGTCGAACGACAACCCTTACAGCGAGGCGGCGTTCAAGACGCTGAAGTACGCCCCGGTCTTCCCCGAGCGCTTCGGGTCCCTGGCCGACGCCGGCGCGTTCGCCGAGCAGTTCTTCGCCTACTACAACCACGAGCACCGCCACTGCGGGATCGGGCTGCACACCCCCGCCAGCGTCCACTTCGGCACCGCCGGGCAGGTCCGCGCCCAGCGCCAGGCCACCCTGGACGCGGCCTACGCCGCCCGTCCCGAGCGCTTCGGCCACCGCCGACCCCAGGCGCCCAAGCTGCCCGAGGCCGCCTGGATCAACCAGCCCTCACAGGAGGCCCTCATACAGACCGCCTGA
- a CDS encoding helix-turn-helix transcriptional regulator, translating to MESVLSSSLASMRRETGLPIAFGGEVSANGTRMVINESVGNASRALNGLVIRAGHGLGGKALRGAKIAAVADYLSEPSITHEYDHAVAAERLRSIVVVPVVVNGTVRAMLYGALRVPAELGSSVLRGVREIARRVEFDIAVADEVARQLRTLEAATITEAARSSPADPDRAAVSAAYAELRALARETDDRDLRVRLARISHGLSGGQAVHRSRVLSPREIDVLSLVAVGYTNKEIADRLGIEAETVKSYLRSIMHRLSAHNRTQAVALARAIGELP from the coding sequence GTGGAATCCGTCCTATCGTCATCCCTCGCGTCGATGCGGCGCGAGACCGGATTGCCTATCGCCTTCGGGGGCGAGGTCTCCGCGAACGGCACACGGATGGTGATCAACGAGTCTGTGGGAAACGCGAGTCGCGCGCTCAACGGGCTCGTGATTCGTGCCGGGCACGGACTTGGAGGCAAAGCGCTGCGCGGGGCGAAGATCGCGGCCGTCGCCGACTACCTATCGGAACCCAGCATCACCCACGAGTACGACCACGCCGTCGCTGCTGAGCGCTTGCGATCCATCGTCGTAGTGCCCGTTGTCGTCAACGGAACGGTGCGGGCAATGCTGTACGGGGCACTCCGTGTGCCAGCGGAACTGGGCTCGTCCGTCTTGCGTGGAGTGCGCGAGATCGCTCGCAGGGTCGAGTTCGATATCGCCGTCGCCGACGAGGTCGCCCGGCAACTACGCACTCTTGAGGCTGCGACGATCACGGAAGCGGCGCGTTCCTCACCGGCCGATCCCGACCGGGCGGCGGTCAGCGCCGCTTATGCGGAACTGCGTGCTCTTGCCCGCGAAACCGATGACCGCGATCTACGCGTTCGCCTCGCGCGAATCTCGCACGGTCTGTCAGGCGGGCAGGCAGTCCATCGCTCACGCGTGTTGTCTCCCCGTGAGATCGACGTGCTCTCCCTCGTTGCGGTGGGCTACACGAACAAGGAGATCGCGGACCGCCTCGGAATCGAGGCAGAGACGGTCAAGAGCTATCTGCGGTCGATCATGCACAGACTGTCCGCGCACAATCGCACGCAAGCCGTCGCGCTCGCCCGGGCAATCGGCGAACTCCCCTAA
- a CDS encoding alpha/beta hydrolase, whose amino-acid sequence MTVHPDARRFLDIVAGSPPADTQTVEQNRADLSNALPLTGATTELPYVEDTTIAGVPVRLYSATPVEHDAPAVIYFHGGGWVIGDLEIADTTARDLAKYSGALVVSVDYRKAPEAPFPAAIQDALAVTEAVLRGDSALPIDVSRVAVAGDSAGGTLAAVTAQQLRGHQPALVHQALIYPTTELSTDLTGSFEEFAEGYYLTVRDIEYCYSTYAGENRRDVLASPGLNPDLSNLPDATVITGGCDPLRDQAEAYAQAMAEAGNTVTSVRFNGLVHPFFYLAGVIDGANSARRFVGVQLQAALMASLVKTG is encoded by the coding sequence ATGACAGTGCACCCTGATGCCAGAAGGTTCCTCGACATCGTCGCAGGCTCACCGCCGGCGGACACTCAGACAGTTGAACAGAACCGCGCCGACCTCAGCAACGCGCTCCCACTCACAGGTGCGACAACGGAACTTCCATATGTCGAGGACACGACGATTGCCGGCGTTCCCGTGCGGCTGTACAGCGCTACCCCTGTGGAGCATGACGCGCCAGCCGTGATCTACTTCCATGGCGGAGGCTGGGTTATCGGCGATCTCGAAATCGCAGATACGACCGCACGCGACCTGGCGAAGTACTCAGGTGCCCTCGTAGTCAGCGTTGACTACCGAAAGGCGCCGGAGGCGCCATTCCCCGCCGCGATTCAGGATGCTCTCGCGGTAACTGAGGCCGTGCTTCGTGGAGACTCTGCGCTGCCGATAGACGTCTCGCGCGTCGCCGTCGCGGGAGACAGCGCCGGCGGCACTCTCGCAGCAGTCACTGCGCAGCAGCTTCGAGGGCACCAACCCGCGCTCGTGCACCAGGCGCTGATCTACCCCACGACCGAGCTATCGACTGACCTCACCGGAAGCTTCGAGGAGTTCGCGGAAGGTTACTACCTCACGGTCCGCGATATCGAGTACTGCTACTCGACATACGCAGGCGAAAACCGGCGCGATGTGTTGGCGTCGCCGGGCTTGAACCCAGATCTGAGCAACCTCCCCGACGCGACAGTGATCACAGGGGGGTGTGACCCGTTGCGGGACCAGGCCGAGGCCTACGCACAGGCAATGGCGGAGGCAGGCAACACGGTAACTTCAGTCCGATTCAACGGGTTGGTTCACCCCTTCTTCTACTTGGCGGGAGTCATCGATGGCGCCAACAGCGCGCGCCGATTCGTCGGTGTGCAGCTTCAGGCCGCGCTCATGGCCTCCCTCGTGAAGACGGGATGA
- a CDS encoding RidA family protein, with protein sequence MANGRIAHTRAPVVPGISDSVRVTAGDLLFISGQVGFEADGSVPSDFVRAIELTYAELERALAAGGATYEDLVRVNVYITQLDQDKLAMWRRTRNAIVQVAEPSASTVIGVHSLYNGATIEIDAIAAV encoded by the coding sequence ATGGCGAACGGAAGAATTGCGCATACGAGAGCGCCCGTCGTACCTGGCATCTCGGACAGTGTCCGAGTAACCGCAGGTGACCTTCTCTTCATCTCCGGCCAGGTCGGATTCGAAGCGGACGGTTCGGTCCCCAGCGATTTCGTTCGCGCCATCGAGCTCACCTATGCAGAACTCGAGCGCGCACTCGCGGCAGGCGGAGCGACCTACGAAGACCTCGTTCGCGTGAACGTCTACATCACACAGCTCGATCAAGACAAGCTCGCCATGTGGCGCCGGACTCGAAACGCAATTGTGCAAGTGGCCGAGCCCTCAGCGAGCACCGTCATCGGTGTGCACTCGTTGTACAACGGAGCAACAATCGAGATCGACGCGATCGCGGCGGTCTAG
- a CDS encoding flavin reductase family protein, translated as MSRERADQNISAEEFTYAFRHHPAGVAIVTADAGDGPVAMTVSSVASVSIDPPTLVFSASARSSSTPTIARAETLIVHMLASDQVQLAKLGARSGAERFGEDIEWDRLPSGEPYYPRANSWIRGRVADRFEVRDATLVVVEAIGASPRRADGPCQEPNPLVYHNRKWFVLDRKSMLPESLVPFYVVYGRGD; from the coding sequence ATGTCCCGAGAACGAGCCGATCAGAACATCTCCGCGGAGGAGTTCACCTACGCCTTTCGCCACCACCCCGCCGGGGTTGCAATTGTCACCGCCGACGCAGGTGACGGACCGGTAGCGATGACCGTCAGTTCGGTAGCCTCCGTCTCGATCGATCCGCCAACGCTGGTCTTCTCCGCCTCGGCGCGCTCGTCGAGCACCCCCACCATCGCGCGCGCCGAGACCCTGATCGTGCACATGCTGGCGTCGGACCAGGTTCAGCTTGCCAAACTGGGCGCTCGCAGCGGAGCTGAGCGCTTTGGTGAAGACATCGAATGGGACAGGCTCCCATCGGGGGAACCATACTACCCGCGAGCCAACTCGTGGATACGGGGACGAGTCGCGGACCGGTTCGAAGTGAGGGACGCCACGCTCGTCGTCGTAGAAGCCATCGGGGCAAGTCCACGTAGGGCGGACGGACCGTGCCAGGAGCCGAACCCGCTCGTGTACCACAACCGAAAATGGTTCGTGCTCGACAGAAAGTCGATGCTGCCCGAATCGCTGGTTCCGTTCTACGTCGTATATGGCCGTGGAGACTAG
- a CDS encoding acyl-CoA dehydrogenase family protein, protein MSDAGIRPEVAAVIDRIDDMRAALAAGGRAGEDLRRIPDEMFSAVAKTGAFSVSAPTKFGGLAANTRECNAVARAIGRGDGGTAWVCGILDSGAWVLSLMSEQAQQDVWGGEGGVDSFISIVLATTSDTEQVPGGLKVTGRWAYGTGSRHAGWSLLGIPLKNDAGEVVDAGLALIPTTDLTLEDNWFVAGMKSTGSVIQVAENVFVPDHRILPLTAAVDGQHLGDNPEQTYQTVFVPSLFMKLVGPQLGMGRAALDFVIAKADTKAIAYTGYEKQSDSASFQVQIAKAALQLDAAERVAEEVADQIYDAAERGYYAPYAERIEMRAKAGWVVETITTMIHELMTAHGSAGFAEASVLQRIWRDQATASRHGHTLGMSGYEAYGKVLCGREEEARFVLPIV, encoded by the coding sequence ATGTCAGACGCAGGTATTCGGCCCGAAGTTGCCGCTGTTATCGACCGCATTGATGACATGCGTGCGGCGCTTGCGGCTGGAGGTAGGGCCGGCGAGGACTTGCGGCGGATCCCCGACGAGATGTTCTCTGCCGTCGCGAAGACCGGCGCATTCAGCGTTTCCGCCCCGACCAAGTTCGGCGGTCTTGCGGCAAACACGCGGGAGTGCAACGCCGTGGCGCGGGCGATCGGACGGGGCGACGGCGGCACGGCATGGGTTTGCGGAATCTTGGACTCGGGCGCCTGGGTTCTGAGCCTCATGAGCGAGCAGGCGCAGCAGGATGTCTGGGGCGGGGAGGGCGGTGTGGATTCCTTCATATCGATCGTTCTCGCGACGACATCCGACACGGAGCAGGTGCCCGGCGGGCTCAAAGTCACCGGCCGATGGGCGTACGGGACCGGGAGCCGTCACGCAGGTTGGTCGCTGCTCGGCATCCCTCTGAAGAATGACGCGGGGGAAGTGGTCGATGCTGGCCTCGCGCTGATCCCGACCACTGACCTGACGTTGGAGGACAACTGGTTCGTCGCTGGGATGAAGTCAACCGGCAGCGTCATCCAAGTAGCCGAGAACGTCTTCGTCCCAGACCATCGCATCTTGCCGCTCACTGCCGCCGTCGACGGCCAACACCTTGGCGACAATCCCGAACAGACCTACCAGACGGTGTTCGTTCCGTCGCTGTTCATGAAGCTGGTTGGACCCCAGCTTGGGATGGGCCGCGCGGCACTCGATTTTGTGATCGCGAAGGCGGACACGAAGGCCATCGCCTACACCGGCTATGAGAAGCAATCAGACTCCGCCTCCTTCCAGGTACAGATCGCGAAGGCCGCGCTCCAGTTGGACGCAGCCGAACGGGTGGCGGAGGAGGTGGCGGATCAGATCTACGATGCCGCCGAGCGAGGCTACTATGCGCCGTATGCCGAGCGGATCGAGATGCGCGCGAAGGCCGGGTGGGTGGTCGAGACCATCACCACCATGATCCACGAACTGATGACCGCGCACGGGTCTGCGGGCTTCGCTGAAGCGTCCGTTCTCCAGCGCATATGGCGGGATCAGGCAACGGCGAGTCGCCATGGACACACCCTCGGGATGAGTGGGTACGAAGCATACGGAAAGGTGCTGTGCGGACGCGAAGAGGAAGCACGATTCGTGCTTCCGATCGTCTAA
- a CDS encoding TetR/AcrR family transcriptional regulator C-terminal domain-containing protein, with amino-acid sequence MSRRGTLTRERVIAAAAAVADRSGLAGVSMRSVGGELGVEGMSLYHHVSSKDALLDALAEWAIAKIDLPPPDAPWREAMETRARSARAVFVAHPWSIAMIESRPAPSAALLTHHDRVLGWLFAAGFTAPLATLAFSTVDAFVYGFALSETNLPFQPNPGAEADFAATVSPDPGAYPNLSRSLTELLSSGDYTYPSEFDNGLTLILDAIQAQLDATRVA; translated from the coding sequence GTGAGCCGACGAGGGACCCTGACAAGGGAACGCGTGATCGCCGCGGCGGCTGCCGTCGCCGACCGGTCCGGTCTCGCTGGTGTCTCGATGCGCAGCGTGGGCGGCGAGCTCGGAGTCGAGGGCATGTCGCTCTATCACCACGTATCGAGCAAAGACGCTCTCCTCGACGCGCTCGCCGAATGGGCCATCGCCAAGATCGATCTTCCTCCGCCAGATGCGCCATGGCGAGAGGCAATGGAAACGCGCGCTCGATCCGCCCGCGCCGTATTCGTCGCACACCCGTGGTCGATCGCGATGATCGAATCACGGCCTGCGCCGAGCGCGGCCCTGCTGACTCATCACGACAGGGTCCTCGGATGGCTCTTCGCCGCCGGCTTCACCGCTCCACTGGCGACGCTCGCTTTTTCAACCGTGGACGCCTTCGTTTACGGCTTTGCGCTCAGTGAGACCAATCTCCCGTTCCAGCCCAACCCGGGCGCAGAAGCTGACTTCGCGGCAACCGTCTCACCCGACCCGGGCGCCTACCCGAACCTCTCACGGTCGCTGACCGAACTGCTGAGCAGCGGCGACTACACCTATCCGAGCGAATTCGACAACGGCCTCACCCTCATCCTCGACGCCATCCAGGCTCAGCTCGACGCCACCCGAGTCGCATAG
- a CDS encoding DUF6326 family protein: protein MIVDPSSPFRPLDPRVRLAALWTSVMFLVAFVDIFAFYRADLREQIEAGRAFVFTINEAFMLGIVLYVAVPSLMIAASVLIPRTVNRLMQIVVAAVFALTIIGAAIGEWSYYLVASGIELALLAGVIAVAVRWKDTPLVAARDLAAARTSRDARG from the coding sequence ATGATCGTCGATCCTTCTTCCCCGTTCCGGCCGCTCGACCCGAGAGTCCGGCTCGCCGCGCTCTGGACGAGCGTCATGTTCCTCGTCGCGTTCGTCGACATCTTCGCGTTCTACCGCGCTGACCTCCGAGAGCAGATCGAGGCAGGACGCGCTTTCGTATTCACCATCAACGAAGCCTTCATGTTGGGCATCGTTCTGTACGTCGCAGTGCCCTCACTGATGATCGCCGCGTCGGTACTGATCCCGCGCACGGTCAATCGGTTGATGCAAATCGTGGTCGCGGCAGTGTTCGCCCTCACGATCATCGGCGCTGCGATCGGCGAGTGGAGCTACTACCTCGTTGCCAGCGGCATCGAGCTCGCACTCCTCGCAGGGGTCATCGCCGTCGCGGTCCGATGGAAGGACACTCCACTGGTCGCGGCGCGAGACCTCGCGGCAGCCCGAACCTCCCGGGACGCGCGAGGGTGA